Proteins encoded within one genomic window of Gloeobacter kilaueensis JS1:
- a CDS encoding valine--tRNA ligase — translation MARTLPSQYDPATAEPHWQRFWRSHGFYSPDADAPGEPFSIVLPPPNVTGSLHMGHALTFTLPDVIVRYKRMKGYKTLWVPGTDHASIAVHTVLEKQLRAEGKNRFDLGRAAFLERAWQWKEKSHGEIAGQLERLGLSLDWTRECFTLDPERSRAVVKVFVDLFRKGRIYRGKYLVNWSPASQTVVSDLEVEDKEIKGHLWHLRYPVADSDEFLVVATTRPETMLGDTAVAVHPDDPRYKHLIGRQIELPIVGRRIPIVADPAVEREFGSGAVKVTPAHDPNDFEIGRRHDLPLINLLNPDGTYNENAGPYAGLDRFVVRKKVIAQAEAEGWLVRTEDYVHNVPHSERGGEPIEPYLSDQWFLDVSEMAERALAAFDDDNLPAFVPERWGKVYRDWLVRIRPWCISRQLWWGHQIPAWYIEGQEGAFVVATGEAEAYDLARAQYGTDVQLRRDQDVLDTWFSSGLWPFTTLGWPAETEDFRVFYPNTLMATGFDIIFFWVARMTMLAGEFTGQTPFGTVYINGLVRDEKGAKMSKTKGNGIDPLALIDKYGTDALRYTLVREVAGAGQDVRLDYNRKTGESSAVDASRRFANKIWNASRFVLMNLDELTPAQLELPAEDDLTLADRWILGRLSETARQLNDMLDRYALGEGARLLYEFIWDDFCDWYVELAKPRLENLQTRRGVQQVLACVLDRILRLLHPWMPHLSEEIWQLLHQPTDNQSIALQPYPSGEELLLDIPASFTLMQQLVRTIRNLRAFAQLPPARSVPEVRLVTSDPAERAAIEQTRSEICYLARVEHLLTDEQAPASLGRVAAGVTGTVQVLLPLEGLVDVPALAAKLKQSLEKLAREASVLTARLDNASYIANAPAELVADSRARLAELQTQSALLGEQLQRLEG, via the coding sequence ATGGCCCGTACCCTGCCCAGCCAATACGACCCAGCGACCGCCGAGCCGCACTGGCAACGGTTCTGGCGGTCCCACGGCTTTTATTCGCCCGACGCCGACGCTCCCGGCGAGCCCTTCAGCATCGTTTTGCCGCCCCCCAACGTGACGGGCTCGCTGCACATGGGCCACGCCCTCACCTTTACCCTGCCGGATGTGATCGTCCGCTACAAGCGCATGAAGGGCTACAAGACGCTCTGGGTTCCAGGCACGGATCACGCGAGCATCGCCGTACACACAGTCCTCGAAAAGCAGTTGCGTGCGGAAGGCAAAAATCGCTTCGATCTGGGACGGGCGGCGTTCTTAGAGCGCGCCTGGCAGTGGAAAGAAAAATCCCACGGCGAGATTGCAGGCCAGCTTGAGCGCCTCGGGCTGTCGCTTGACTGGACGCGGGAGTGCTTTACCCTCGATCCGGAACGCAGCCGGGCGGTGGTGAAAGTGTTCGTCGATCTATTTCGTAAAGGCCGGATCTACCGGGGCAAGTACCTGGTCAACTGGTCGCCCGCTTCCCAGACCGTCGTCTCCGATCTGGAAGTCGAGGACAAAGAAATAAAAGGCCACCTCTGGCATCTGCGCTACCCGGTCGCCGACAGCGACGAATTTTTAGTCGTCGCCACCACCCGCCCCGAGACGATGCTGGGAGACACAGCCGTGGCTGTCCACCCCGACGACCCGCGCTACAAGCATTTGATCGGACGGCAGATCGAATTGCCGATTGTTGGTCGCCGCATCCCGATCGTGGCGGACCCAGCGGTAGAGCGCGAATTTGGCAGCGGTGCGGTCAAAGTCACCCCCGCCCACGATCCGAACGACTTTGAGATTGGCCGCCGCCACGATCTGCCGCTGATCAACCTGCTCAACCCGGACGGCACCTACAACGAGAACGCCGGTCCCTACGCCGGGCTGGACCGCTTCGTGGTGCGCAAAAAAGTAATCGCCCAGGCGGAGGCGGAAGGCTGGCTCGTCAGGACCGAAGATTACGTCCACAACGTGCCCCATTCGGAGCGGGGGGGCGAACCCATCGAACCCTACCTCTCGGACCAGTGGTTCCTCGATGTCTCCGAGATGGCTGAACGGGCGCTCGCCGCCTTCGACGACGACAATCTGCCCGCCTTCGTGCCGGAGCGCTGGGGCAAGGTCTACCGCGACTGGCTGGTGCGCATCCGGCCCTGGTGTATTTCCCGGCAACTGTGGTGGGGCCACCAGATCCCCGCCTGGTACATCGAAGGCCAAGAAGGCGCGTTCGTCGTCGCCACGGGCGAAGCCGAAGCCTACGACCTTGCCCGCGCCCAGTACGGAACGGACGTGCAACTCAGGCGCGACCAGGACGTGCTCGACACCTGGTTCAGCTCGGGGCTCTGGCCCTTTACCACCCTGGGCTGGCCCGCCGAAACGGAAGACTTCCGCGTCTTCTACCCGAACACGTTGATGGCGACGGGTTTTGACATCATCTTCTTCTGGGTGGCGCGCATGACGATGCTGGCCGGGGAATTCACGGGTCAGACGCCCTTTGGCACTGTCTACATCAACGGCCTGGTGCGGGATGAGAAAGGGGCCAAGATGTCGAAGACCAAGGGGAACGGCATCGACCCGCTGGCGCTTATCGACAAGTACGGCACTGACGCCCTGCGCTACACCCTCGTGCGCGAGGTGGCCGGAGCCGGTCAGGACGTGCGCCTCGATTACAACCGCAAGACCGGCGAATCGAGCGCCGTCGATGCCAGCCGCCGCTTCGCCAACAAGATCTGGAACGCCAGCCGCTTCGTACTGATGAACCTGGACGAATTGACCCCTGCTCAGTTGGAGTTACCGGCTGAGGACGACCTCACCCTGGCGGACCGCTGGATCTTGGGCCGCTTGAGCGAGACCGCCCGGCAACTGAACGACATGCTCGATCGCTACGCCCTGGGCGAAGGGGCGCGACTACTGTACGAATTTATCTGGGACGATTTTTGCGACTGGTACGTGGAGCTGGCCAAGCCCCGCCTGGAGAACCTGCAGACCCGCCGGGGCGTCCAGCAGGTACTCGCCTGCGTCCTCGATCGGATATTGCGACTGTTGCACCCGTGGATGCCCCACCTCAGCGAGGAGATCTGGCAGTTGTTGCACCAACCCACAGATAACCAGTCGATTGCCCTGCAACCGTACCCGAGCGGCGAGGAGTTGCTCCTTGACATTCCTGCCAGTTTCACGCTCATGCAGCAGCTCGTGCGCACGATCCGCAACCTGCGCGCCTTTGCCCAACTGCCTCCCGCCCGGAGCGTGCCGGAGGTGCGTCTGGTGACGAGCGACCCCGCCGAGCGGGCTGCCATCGAGCAGACCCGTTCTGAAATTTGCTACCTGGCCCGCGTCGAACATCTGCTCACAGACGAGCAAGCTCCTGCCAGCCTGGGGCGGGTAGCGGCGGGCGTCACCGGCACCGTGCAGGTGCTTCTGCCCCTCGAAGGACTGGTGGATGTCCCGGCTCTGGCGGCAAAGCTCAAACAGTCGCTCGAAAAATTGGCCAGAGAAGCGAGCGTGCTCACCGCCCGGCTGGATAACGCGAGCTACATCGCAAACGCCCCGGCAGAACTGGTGGCCGACAGCCGCGCCCGCCTCGCTGAATTGCAGACGCAATCGGCACTGTTGGGTGAGCAGTTGCAGCGGCTCGAAGGTTAA
- a CDS encoding class I SAM-dependent methyltransferase: MLQALAEHREREHSGRNPLALLPDEVQALPFWREVVSGKLRDRLGLPFWQLVKPKKNDRCLYINCGPSFLTDPWVEWGALFWGLDLDGTMVRAVRARAPRLNSKLFKDMQEGAPHDLDRYSDGQFDCVIAAGFSFFLPQVYDEQVLTAIRRVLKPEGHLLWEAVNPASPWFEDWSIGQMYLGLEVVTAPALTGWQSLLSEIGPVRSRKGGELFELFDVARL; the protein is encoded by the coding sequence ATGCTCCAGGCCCTCGCCGAACACCGCGAGCGCGAGCACAGCGGACGCAACCCCCTGGCGCTTCTTCCGGACGAGGTGCAGGCGCTGCCCTTCTGGCGCGAGGTGGTCTCAGGCAAATTGCGCGACCGGCTGGGCCTGCCCTTCTGGCAACTGGTGAAGCCCAAAAAGAACGACCGCTGCCTCTATATCAACTGTGGCCCCAGCTTCCTCACCGATCCGTGGGTCGAATGGGGGGCGCTCTTCTGGGGACTGGACCTGGACGGAACGATGGTACGGGCCGTGCGCGCCCGCGCTCCCCGGCTCAACTCTAAATTGTTCAAAGACATGCAGGAGGGCGCTCCCCACGACCTGGACCGCTACAGCGACGGGCAGTTCGACTGTGTGATCGCCGCCGGTTTCAGCTTCTTTTTGCCGCAGGTCTACGACGAGCAGGTGCTCACCGCCATCCGGCGCGTCCTCAAACCGGAAGGCCACCTGCTCTGGGAAGCGGTCAACCCGGCTTCTCCCTGGTTCGAGGACTGGAGCATCGGCCAGATGTACCTCGGGCTGGAAGTTGTTACCGCTCCTGCCCTTACCGGCTGGCAATCCCTGTTGTCCGAAATTGGCCCGGTGCGCAGCCGCAAGGGAGGCGAGCTATTCGAGCTATTCGATGTAGCGCGGCTCTAA
- a CDS encoding HNH endonuclease, producing MAIVAPPLEAVQASVQLHFLRRGLGLNAMPTKTDNHLNDTSQFERVCRNITVIADVRKPPNERRRGQFKAGWEDATTRYKCYTAQTLERLTWRNLGYRFGQHLGESTFSRINNAFEWCCCQYPNLAPNKALPKNTLSKTLLPEEVPAAEAFWEGAITRIAVNNYERNSEARQRCIKHYGTRCCACGIELSSVYGSVAKGLIHVHHLQPLSSVGAEYEVDPIADLRPVCPNCHAVIHRRVPPYTIEEIQSFLE from the coding sequence GTGGCGATTGTTGCTCCTCCGCTTGAGGCAGTTCAGGCGAGCGTACAGCTCCACTTTTTAAGGAGAGGCTTAGGGCTGAATGCCATGCCTACAAAGACAGATAATCACTTGAATGATACGAGTCAATTCGAGCGGGTCTGCAGAAATATCACAGTTATTGCTGATGTCCGTAAGCCACCAAATGAGCGTCGTCGAGGGCAGTTCAAAGCTGGCTGGGAGGACGCGACAACCCGCTATAAATGTTACACAGCACAAACTCTAGAACGGCTAACTTGGCGTAACCTCGGGTATCGGTTTGGTCAACACCTCGGCGAGAGTACGTTTTCAAGAATCAACAATGCCTTTGAATGGTGTTGCTGCCAGTACCCAAACTTAGCACCAAATAAAGCATTGCCCAAAAACACTCTCTCTAAAACGTTGCTTCCAGAAGAGGTACCTGCCGCTGAAGCATTTTGGGAAGGAGCGATAACCAGAATTGCGGTCAATAATTATGAGCGCAATTCAGAGGCCCGCCAGCGATGCATTAAGCACTACGGTACACGCTGTTGCGCTTGTGGGATCGAGCTGAGTAGCGTGTACGGTTCGGTCGCTAAAGGGCTCATTCATGTCCATCACCTGCAACCTCTATCTAGTGTCGGCGCGGAATATGAAGTTGATCCCATTGCCGATCTCAGACCGGTTTGCCCGAACTGTCACGCGGTCATCCATCGTCGCGTACCGCCTTATACGATTGAAGAAATACAATCTTTTCTCGAGTAG
- a CDS encoding fatty acid desaturase, translated as MVQPKSIAHTRRHLDQQRIAALEKQASLNAVIRTIPKACFEIDAPRAWSRVALNVVLVGLGYLAIAYAPWWLLPIAWIYAGTALTGFFVLAHDCGHRSFSTSRRTNDIVGHVLLLPLLYPFHGWRLKHNQHHTYTNQIERDNAWRPLSVAEYRALPPLARAGYRFARGWGWWFASAVHQFTVHFRPSLFQAKDQADARLSVAVVAGFACLLFPGLWLLGGPWAIVSFWLIPWLVYHFWMSTFTLVHHTHPDVPFYPAAHWTPVTAQLFSTVHCAYPAWVEFLCHDINVHIPHHVSTAIPSYHLRRAHAALRTHWSDYLHETEFSWPLLRSIVRDCHLSDETGYYVPCRNVK; from the coding sequence ATGGTCCAGCCTAAGAGTATCGCCCACACCCGTCGCCACCTGGACCAGCAACGCATCGCAGCCCTCGAAAAACAAGCTTCCTTAAACGCGGTGATCCGCACAATTCCCAAGGCGTGCTTTGAGATCGACGCGCCGCGAGCCTGGAGCCGTGTGGCACTCAACGTCGTGCTGGTGGGCCTCGGATATCTGGCTATCGCCTACGCTCCCTGGTGGCTGTTACCGATCGCCTGGATTTATGCGGGCACGGCCCTCACCGGCTTTTTTGTGCTCGCCCACGACTGTGGCCACCGCAGCTTTTCAACCAGCCGTCGCACCAACGACATCGTCGGTCACGTGCTGCTTTTGCCGCTTCTCTATCCGTTCCACGGCTGGCGGCTCAAGCACAACCAGCACCACACCTACACCAATCAGATCGAGCGGGACAACGCCTGGCGGCCCCTGTCGGTGGCAGAGTACCGTGCCCTCCCGCCTCTAGCCAGAGCTGGTTATCGCTTCGCTCGCGGCTGGGGCTGGTGGTTCGCTTCAGCCGTTCACCAGTTCACCGTTCACTTTCGGCCCTCGCTCTTTCAAGCCAAAGACCAGGCCGATGCTCGCCTGTCGGTGGCAGTCGTCGCCGGCTTTGCCTGCCTGCTCTTTCCGGGGCTCTGGCTTCTGGGCGGCCCCTGGGCGATCGTGAGCTTCTGGCTTATCCCCTGGCTGGTCTACCACTTCTGGATGAGCACCTTTACCCTCGTCCACCACACCCATCCAGACGTTCCTTTTTATCCGGCTGCCCACTGGACACCGGTCACAGCGCAACTCTTTTCGACCGTCCACTGCGCCTACCCGGCCTGGGTCGAATTTCTCTGCCATGACATCAACGTCCACATTCCGCACCACGTCTCGACCGCGATCCCGAGCTACCACCTGCGCCGCGCCCACGCCGCCCTGCGCACCCACTGGTCGGACTACCTGCACGAGACCGAATTTTCCTGGCCGCTGCTGCGCTCGATCGTCCGCGACTGCCACCTGTCCGACGAGACGGGCTACTACGTGCCCTGCCGAAATGTGAAGTGA
- a CDS encoding magnesium chelatase subunit H — MLAHLHTPSTARIAPQSLNGRTLLKLVYVVLEPQYQSAVAAGAEQINQTNPVLAVEVKGYLIEELREAERYAEFCADVAEADIFFASMIFIEDLANKIAEAVRPHLDNLKASVIFPCMPQVMRLSKVGSFSMANMGQSKGAIASFMRKRKQNNKGGSFQEGMLKMVQTLPKILKYLPVEKAQDARNFMLSYQYWLGGSADNMANLLLMLAHHYFPNQRKLAFNPPIEYPDLGIWHPLAPRMFEDIREYLTWYNNRRELAEEIRDPLAPTVGLILQRTHLVTGDDGHYVAMVEELESSGARVVPIFAGGLDCSKPVEKFFYNPVNNQPLVDAVVSLTGFSLVGGPAKNDPEAAIAAMKKLNRPYMVSLPLVFQTTEQWESSDLGLHPVQVALQVALPELDGAIEPIILSGRDGATGKAIPMADRIELVAARALKWANLRKKPRLAKKVAITVFSFPPDKGNVGTAAYLDVFASIYNVMKVLADNGYDVEGLPANGHELLLEVLHDVNAQIRSSEINVAARLSVQEYEALTPFSDRLVDNWGPAPGPFNNDGTNLVVYGKHYGNLFIGVQPSFGYEGDPMRLMFSKSCSPHHGFAAYYTYIEKVWGADAVLHFGTHGALEFMPGKQMGLSGNCYPDRLIGTLPNLYYYSVNNPSEATIAKRRSYASIISYLTPPAENAGLYKGLKELQELVASYKQLRESERGETIAQTIAEKVRQVNLDQDVPVSDLASLEDRDRFVGLVYKFLMEIEERLVPCDLHVVGTPPTATEAIDTLVGVASFDRPERETDGLDRMLAVSRSWDIEALQREAETGSIEALDKLRQIKTAAKASVRALVDTQTDANGRVSRVSLLNFFNMGTTEPWVEALKSHGFVLDPKQLKPLFAFLEEVLERIVADNELGALVKALEGDYTLPGPGGDTVRNPIVLPTGRNIHALDPQSIPTAAAVKSAQIVVDRMLARHRAENGGAWPETIATVLWGTDNIKTYGEALAQILAMIGVLPAPDSIGRMNCIKVIPLAELGRPRIDVVVTCSGIFRDLFPNQMELIDLAVKTVAELDEPLDQNFVRKHALDQAAALGISPRKAATRVFSNASGSYAANVNFAVETGAWESEEQLHEMYLSRKSYAFGTEANNLQQREIYEAALKTVDTAFQNLDSNETSITDVDHYFDYLGAVTGVVEKMRGKRPAVYMADTTAAQARIRSIEEMVRLDSRTKMLNPKWYEGMLKHGFEGVREIQFRLTHTFGWSATAHAVDGWVYDETADIYVNDAQMAERLKKLNPHAYRKMVGTLLEANGRGYWQTTPEQLDRLQELYQDLEDDIEGIAELPALQRPPLL; from the coding sequence ATGCTTGCTCATCTCCATACGCCATCCACCGCCCGCATCGCTCCGCAGAGCTTAAATGGCCGCACGCTGCTCAAACTGGTCTACGTGGTGCTCGAACCGCAGTACCAGAGTGCGGTGGCCGCCGGAGCCGAGCAGATCAACCAGACCAATCCGGTTCTGGCCGTCGAGGTGAAGGGCTACTTGATCGAGGAGTTGCGCGAGGCGGAGCGCTACGCCGAATTTTGCGCCGACGTGGCTGAGGCGGATATTTTCTTTGCCTCGATGATCTTTATCGAAGATCTGGCCAACAAGATTGCCGAGGCGGTGCGTCCCCACCTCGACAACCTCAAGGCGTCGGTGATTTTTCCTTGTATGCCGCAGGTGATGCGCCTTTCAAAGGTGGGCTCGTTCTCGATGGCCAACATGGGCCAGTCCAAGGGGGCGATCGCCTCGTTCATGCGCAAGCGCAAACAGAACAACAAGGGCGGCAGCTTCCAGGAAGGGATGCTCAAGATGGTCCAGACGCTGCCCAAGATCTTGAAGTACCTGCCGGTAGAAAAGGCCCAGGACGCCCGCAACTTCATGCTGAGCTATCAGTACTGGCTGGGCGGCTCCGCCGACAACATGGCCAACCTGCTTTTGATGCTCGCCCACCACTACTTTCCGAATCAGCGCAAGCTCGCCTTCAACCCGCCCATCGAGTATCCGGATCTGGGCATCTGGCACCCGCTCGCCCCCAGGATGTTCGAGGACATCCGCGAGTATCTGACCTGGTACAACAACCGCCGCGAGCTGGCCGAAGAAATCCGCGATCCGCTCGCTCCCACCGTTGGCCTCATCCTCCAGCGCACCCATCTGGTCACAGGCGACGACGGCCATTACGTGGCGATGGTCGAAGAACTCGAATCGTCCGGGGCGCGGGTGGTGCCCATCTTTGCCGGTGGCCTCGACTGCTCCAAACCGGTCGAAAAGTTCTTTTATAACCCCGTCAACAATCAGCCCCTCGTCGATGCGGTCGTCTCTTTGACCGGCTTTTCGCTGGTGGGGGGTCCGGCCAAAAACGACCCGGAAGCGGCGATTGCGGCGATGAAAAAGCTCAACCGCCCCTACATGGTCTCGCTGCCGCTGGTCTTCCAGACCACCGAGCAGTGGGAAAGTTCCGACCTGGGATTGCATCCGGTGCAGGTGGCGCTGCAGGTGGCGCTGCCGGAACTGGACGGGGCAATTGAGCCGATTATTCTTTCTGGCCGCGATGGGGCCACCGGCAAGGCGATCCCGATGGCCGACCGCATCGAGCTGGTGGCTGCCCGCGCCCTCAAGTGGGCCAACCTGCGCAAGAAGCCCCGGCTCGCCAAAAAAGTAGCGATCACGGTTTTTTCTTTCCCGCCCGACAAGGGCAACGTCGGCACTGCCGCCTACCTCGATGTCTTCGCCTCGATCTACAACGTGATGAAGGTTCTGGCCGACAACGGCTACGACGTGGAAGGGTTACCGGCGAACGGCCACGAGCTGCTGCTCGAAGTCCTCCACGACGTTAACGCCCAGATCCGCTCCAGCGAGATCAACGTCGCCGCCCGACTGAGCGTGCAGGAGTACGAGGCGCTCACCCCCTTCAGCGATCGGCTGGTCGATAACTGGGGACCGGCACCGGGGCCGTTCAACAACGACGGCACCAATCTGGTCGTCTACGGCAAGCACTACGGCAACCTCTTTATCGGCGTGCAGCCTTCGTTCGGCTACGAGGGCGATCCGATGCGGCTGATGTTCTCCAAGTCCTGCTCGCCCCACCACGGCTTTGCCGCCTACTACACCTACATCGAAAAAGTCTGGGGGGCGGACGCGGTGCTGCACTTCGGCACCCACGGCGCGCTCGAATTTATGCCGGGTAAGCAGATGGGACTTTCGGGCAACTGCTATCCGGACCGGCTGATTGGCACCCTGCCCAACCTCTACTACTACTCGGTCAACAACCCGAGCGAGGCGACGATCGCCAAGCGCCGCTCCTACGCCTCGATCATCAGCTACCTCACGCCCCCGGCGGAGAATGCCGGACTGTACAAGGGTCTCAAAGAGTTGCAGGAACTGGTCGCCTCCTACAAGCAACTGCGCGAGAGCGAGCGCGGCGAGACGATCGCCCAGACGATCGCCGAGAAGGTGCGCCAGGTCAACCTCGACCAGGACGTGCCGGTAAGTGATCTAGCAAGCCTCGAAGACCGGGACCGGTTCGTGGGCCTCGTCTACAAGTTCTTGATGGAGATCGAGGAGCGCCTCGTCCCCTGCGACCTGCACGTCGTCGGCACCCCGCCCACCGCCACCGAGGCGATCGACACGCTGGTGGGGGTGGCGAGCTTCGATCGGCCCGAAAGGGAGACCGACGGCCTCGACCGGATGCTGGCGGTGAGCCGCAGCTGGGACATCGAGGCGCTGCAGCGCGAGGCGGAAACGGGTTCGATCGAAGCGCTCGACAAATTGCGGCAGATCAAAACCGCCGCCAAAGCTTCGGTGCGGGCTCTGGTCGATACCCAGACCGACGCCAATGGCCGCGTCTCGCGGGTGTCGCTATTGAACTTCTTCAACATGGGCACCACCGAGCCCTGGGTAGAAGCGCTCAAGTCCCACGGCTTCGTGCTCGATCCCAAGCAGCTCAAGCCGCTTTTTGCCTTCCTCGAAGAAGTGCTGGAGCGCATCGTCGCCGACAACGAACTGGGGGCTCTGGTTAAAGCCCTCGAAGGCGACTACACCCTGCCCGGTCCGGGAGGCGACACCGTGCGCAACCCGATCGTGCTGCCCACGGGCCGCAACATCCACGCCCTCGATCCCCAGTCGATTCCGACGGCTGCCGCCGTCAAGTCCGCCCAGATCGTCGTAGACCGGATGCTCGCCCGCCACAGGGCCGAAAATGGCGGTGCCTGGCCCGAGACGATCGCCACGGTCCTCTGGGGCACCGACAACATCAAGACCTACGGCGAAGCCCTCGCCCAGATTCTCGCGATGATCGGCGTCCTGCCCGCCCCCGATTCGATCGGTCGGATGAACTGTATCAAGGTGATTCCCCTTGCAGAACTGGGCAGACCCCGGATCGACGTGGTCGTCACCTGCTCGGGCATCTTCCGCGACTTGTTCCCGAACCAGATGGAACTCATCGACCTGGCGGTCAAGACCGTCGCCGAACTCGACGAGCCGCTCGATCAAAACTTCGTGCGCAAGCACGCCCTCGATCAAGCCGCCGCCCTCGGCATCTCGCCCCGCAAGGCGGCCACCCGCGTGTTCTCCAACGCCAGTGGCTCCTACGCCGCCAACGTCAACTTCGCCGTCGAGACCGGTGCCTGGGAATCCGAAGAGCAGCTGCACGAGATGTACCTGAGCCGCAAGTCCTACGCCTTCGGCACCGAGGCCAACAACCTCCAGCAGCGCGAGATCTACGAGGCCGCCCTCAAGACGGTCGATACCGCCTTCCAGAACCTCGACTCCAACGAGACGAGCATCACCGACGTCGATCACTACTTCGACTATCTGGGAGCGGTGACCGGGGTGGTCGAGAAGATGCGCGGCAAGCGGCCTGCAGTCTATATGGCCGATACCACCGCCGCCCAGGCCCGCATCCGCAGCATCGAGGAGATGGTCCGCCTCGACTCGCGCACCAAGATGCTCAACCCCAAGTGGTACGAGGGAATGCTCAAGCACGGCTTCGAGGGCGTGCGCGAGATCCAGTTCCGCCTCACCCACACCTTCGGCTGGTCCGCCACCGCCCACGCCGTCGATGGCTGGGTCTACGACGAGACCGCCGACATCTACGTCAACGACGCTCAGATGGCGGAGCGGCTCAAAAAGCTCAACCCCCACGCCTACCGCAAGATGGTCGGGACGCTCTTAGAGGCGAATGGCCGGGGCTACTGGCAGACCACGCCCGAACAGCTCGACCGCCTGCAGGAGCTGTATCAGGACCTCGAAGACGACATCGAAGGGATCGCTGAGCTGCCCGCGCTCCAGCGCCCGCCGTTGCTCTAG
- a CDS encoding aspartyl/asparaginyl beta-hydroxylase domain-containing protein, translated as MYYDAGQFAFTAALEANWQTIRRELEQLGDGDFIAWPEKYLYGKGWDIFGLYAFGIKVAANCEQCPETTRLVEQIPGLTTAGFSSLKPGTHIAPHTGYPDGLLRCHLGLVVPENCALRVGDETRSWQEGRCLVFDDTTEHEAWNRGAHTRIVLLLDFQAPAGLLSEPPKPADRGLTSLFGFLKKK; from the coding sequence TTGTACTACGACGCCGGACAGTTTGCCTTTACCGCCGCTCTCGAAGCGAACTGGCAGACAATTCGCCGCGAACTGGAGCAGTTGGGCGACGGCGACTTTATCGCCTGGCCCGAAAAGTACCTCTACGGCAAAGGCTGGGACATCTTTGGGCTCTACGCCTTCGGCATCAAAGTAGCAGCCAACTGCGAGCAATGCCCCGAGACGACCCGCCTGGTCGAGCAGATTCCGGGGCTAACGACGGCGGGTTTTTCGTCCCTCAAGCCGGGCACCCACATCGCTCCCCACACGGGCTACCCCGACGGTCTTCTGCGCTGTCACCTGGGCCTCGTCGTGCCCGAAAATTGCGCCCTGCGGGTGGGAGACGAGACCCGCTCCTGGCAGGAGGGCCGCTGTCTGGTCTTCGATGACACCACCGAGCACGAAGCCTGGAACAGGGGCGCGCACACCCGCATCGTGCTGCTGCTCGACTTTCAAGCACCGGCAGGGCTCCTGTCCGAACCGCCCAAACCGGCGGACAGGGGCCTCACTTCGCTTTTTGGTTTTCTCAAAAAAAAGTAG